One region of Terricaulis silvestris genomic DNA includes:
- a CDS encoding DUF488 domain-containing protein: MAAAKIWTIGYEKVGQGDFVAALKAAKIKTLVDVREVANSRRAGFSKKSLAAALNEAGIAYIHMKPLGTPKAGREAARKGDTKTMTRIFEARMVEPESQMALAETAELAGKGRTCIMCLEHDWRDCHRTIVAKHLAKDFGLKAENLSPTPKV, encoded by the coding sequence ATGGCGGCGGCGAAGATATGGACCATCGGTTATGAGAAAGTCGGCCAGGGCGATTTCGTCGCGGCGTTGAAGGCGGCGAAGATCAAGACGCTCGTTGATGTGCGCGAAGTCGCGAACTCGCGGCGTGCTGGGTTTTCGAAGAAGTCGCTGGCGGCGGCGCTGAATGAGGCGGGCATCGCCTACATTCACATGAAGCCGCTGGGTACGCCGAAGGCCGGACGCGAAGCGGCGCGCAAGGGCGACACCAAGACGATGACGCGCATCTTCGAAGCGAGGATGGTGGAGCCTGAAAGTCAGATGGCGCTTGCGGAGACGGCGGAGCTCGCCGGCAAAGGGCGCACCTGCATCATGTGCTTGGAGCACGATTGGCGCGATTGTCACCGCACCATCGTGGCGAAGCACTTGGCTAAGGATTTCGGGCTTAAGGCTGAGAACTTGTCGCCGACGCCGAAGGTTTGA
- a CDS encoding GNAT family N-acetyltransferase — translation MSGVVVRAFRAGDEAAFKALNVEWIQHFFALEPKDIEALDNPQRILADGAIAMAELDGEVVGTCALIKRAEPGVWEIAKMGVTTQLRGGGIGSAIMAYLIAVAPALGAKQLYIETNSALGPAIRVYEKFGFRHLGEGEHPVTPYVRADVFMMRDV, via the coding sequence ATGAGCGGCGTTGTAGTGCGGGCGTTTCGCGCGGGAGACGAAGCGGCGTTCAAGGCGCTCAATGTGGAGTGGATCCAGCACTTCTTCGCGTTGGAGCCGAAGGACATCGAGGCGCTGGATAACCCGCAGCGCATTCTGGCGGACGGCGCGATCGCGATGGCAGAGCTGGATGGCGAGGTCGTTGGTACCTGCGCGCTGATCAAGCGGGCAGAACCGGGCGTGTGGGAAATCGCCAAGATGGGCGTGACGACGCAACTCCGCGGCGGCGGGATTGGGTCTGCGATCATGGCGTACCTGATCGCGGTAGCGCCCGCACTTGGCGCGAAGCAGCTCTACATCGAAACGAATTCAGCGCTTGGGCCAGCAATCCGTGTGTATGAAAAATTTGGTTTCCGGCATCTGGGCGAAGGTGAGCATCCGGTGACGCCCTACGTGCGCGCGGATGTGTTCATGATGCGTGACGTTTAG
- a CDS encoding undecaprenyl-diphosphate phosphatase — MDWLDLGRAALLGILQGLTEFLPVSSTGHLLIFGRAIGYDDPGGVFTVMIQLGSILAIMWLYRQRIWDVTTGLFTKPDARRFALMLFFAFLPAAFVGLLANSYVRNELYIRLDIIAWALILGGFAMLALEKWPPKVEVTEAAETPIWRAIGVGVFQTLALIPGVSRSGATIFGGLALGLDRRAAAEFSFFLAMPTMVAAFILDFLTVKDHITGDRVAEIAVGFVFAFISAWLVVKPFLAFVTRVGFGPFAWYRIVFGAVILGVIALGWL, encoded by the coding sequence TTGGACTGGCTCGATCTCGGACGCGCGGCGCTGCTCGGCATCCTGCAGGGGCTGACGGAGTTTCTGCCGGTCTCCTCCACTGGGCACTTGTTGATCTTTGGACGCGCCATTGGTTACGACGATCCGGGCGGCGTGTTCACGGTGATGATCCAGCTGGGCTCGATCCTGGCGATCATGTGGCTCTATCGGCAGCGGATCTGGGACGTGACGACCGGGCTCTTCACCAAGCCCGACGCGCGACGCTTCGCGCTGATGCTGTTCTTTGCATTTCTGCCGGCGGCGTTCGTGGGGTTGCTCGCGAACTCGTACGTGCGCAATGAGCTCTATATCCGGCTCGACATTATCGCGTGGGCGCTAATCCTTGGCGGCTTCGCGATGTTGGCGCTGGAGAAGTGGCCGCCGAAAGTTGAAGTGACGGAAGCGGCCGAGACGCCGATCTGGCGCGCGATCGGTGTGGGTGTGTTTCAGACCTTGGCGCTGATCCCTGGCGTGTCGCGCTCTGGTGCGACCATCTTTGGCGGACTGGCGCTCGGCTTGGACCGGCGCGCGGCGGCGGAGTTTTCGTTCTTTCTCGCCATGCCGACCATGGTGGCGGCGTTCATCCTCGATTTCCTGACGGTGAAAGATCACATCACCGGCGACCGCGTCGCTGAGATCGCGGTGGGCTTTGTGTTCGCCTTTATCTCGGCGTGGCTGGTGGTGAAGCCGTTCCTCGCATTCGTCACGCGCGTGGGCTTTGGCCCGTTTGCGTGGTATCGCATCGTCTTCGGCGCCGTGATTTTGGGCGTCATTGCGTTGGGATGGCTATGA
- a CDS encoding complex I NDUFA9 subunit family protein, producing the protein MSDDLVTVFGGSGFIGKQIVRALAKRGYRVRIAMRRPHLGHELRVMGDVGQVQLVQANVRFPESVDAALEDADAVVNLVAVLYERGKQSFNDLHVEAARTIAEAAAKRGIKRIVHFSALGAAPKGSKYQRSKYAGERAVLEAAPTATIMRPSIVFGPEDHFFNRFAGMIQTAAAMPLGFIPLPGSKTKLQPVFVGDVADGVCAAIANDSARGRIYELGGPRTYTFKQLLSYVRTEIQRDVPLLPLPFFIAHPVGLLINGLTSVLPIAPPLTGDQVITLKRDNVVGADPNALTIQDLGITQLESVEAIVPDYLWRFRPYGQFQTRQNPA; encoded by the coding sequence GTGAGCGACGATCTCGTTACCGTTTTCGGCGGCTCCGGTTTCATCGGTAAGCAAATCGTGCGCGCGTTGGCGAAGCGCGGCTACCGCGTGCGTATCGCGATGCGCCGTCCGCATCTCGGCCACGAACTTCGCGTGATGGGCGATGTCGGCCAAGTGCAACTGGTGCAGGCCAATGTGCGTTTTCCTGAATCGGTCGATGCCGCGCTTGAAGATGCGGACGCCGTCGTCAACCTCGTCGCCGTCCTTTACGAACGCGGCAAGCAGAGCTTCAACGATCTCCACGTCGAAGCCGCGCGCACCATAGCCGAAGCCGCCGCCAAACGCGGCATCAAGCGCATCGTGCACTTCTCCGCGCTCGGCGCGGCGCCTAAGGGCTCGAAGTATCAGCGCAGCAAATACGCCGGCGAACGCGCCGTGCTCGAAGCCGCGCCGACGGCTACGATCATGCGCCCTTCCATCGTGTTCGGCCCAGAAGATCATTTCTTCAACCGCTTCGCCGGCATGATTCAAACCGCTGCCGCCATGCCGCTCGGCTTCATTCCGCTGCCCGGCAGCAAAACGAAACTGCAGCCTGTGTTCGTCGGCGATGTCGCCGACGGCGTATGCGCCGCGATCGCCAACGATTCTGCACGCGGCCGCATCTACGAACTGGGCGGGCCGCGCACCTACACCTTCAAGCAATTGCTGAGCTACGTCCGCACGGAAATTCAACGCGACGTGCCGCTCCTGCCGCTGCCGTTTTTCATCGCGCACCCCGTCGGCCTGCTGATCAACGGCCTCACGTCCGTGCTCCCAATCGCGCCGCCACTCACCGGCGACCAAGTCATCACCCTGAAGCGCGACAACGTCGTCGGCGCCGACCCAAACGCGCTTACGATCCAAGACCTCGGCATCACGCAGCTCGAAAGCGTCGAAGCCATCGTCCCGGACTACCTCTGGCGCTTCCGCCCCTACGGCCAATTCCAAACACGGCAAAACCCCGCTTGA
- a CDS encoding alkylphosphonate utilization protein: protein MSEDTKDSNGAVLKDGDTVTLIKDLKVKGTSSTLKRGTVVKSIRLTHDPAEVEGKAGNIKGLVLRAEFLKKA from the coding sequence ATGAGCGAAGACACGAAAGACAGCAACGGCGCCGTGCTGAAGGACGGCGATACGGTGACGCTGATCAAGGACCTCAAGGTCAAGGGCACGTCATCGACGCTGAAGCGCGGAACCGTGGTGAAGAGCATCCGTCTGACCCACGATCCGGCGGAAGTCGAAGGCAAGGCCGGCAACATCAAGGGCCTCGTGCTGCGCGCGGAATTCCTGAAGAAGGCGTGA
- a CDS encoding YebC/PmpR family DNA-binding transcriptional regulator → MAGHSKYANIQHRKGGQDKKRAQAFTKIAREIQAAVRLGGPDPNANPRLYRAMASGRAINMPKDNIQRAVDKGGGAGAESLDEIRYEGFGPGGIGVIVECLTDNKNRTAGEVRAAFTKHGGNLGETNSVSNAWKRVGEIRYPLSVGSEDAMLEAAIEAGCDDCAVEDESHVVVCEMNALAGAAQQLSKKFGDAASAKFVWRTDIAIPIEGDSAESLLKLIDQLDDLDDVQDVYSNEDISDEELARLSA, encoded by the coding sequence ATGGCCGGTCATAGCAAATACGCCAACATCCAGCATCGCAAAGGCGGGCAGGACAAGAAACGCGCCCAGGCGTTCACGAAAATCGCGCGCGAAATCCAAGCTGCGGTGAGGCTCGGTGGCCCCGACCCGAACGCCAACCCGCGGCTCTATCGCGCCATGGCGTCAGGCCGCGCGATCAACATGCCGAAAGACAACATCCAGCGCGCTGTCGACAAGGGCGGCGGCGCCGGCGCGGAGAGCCTCGACGAAATCCGCTACGAAGGCTTCGGCCCCGGCGGCATCGGCGTCATCGTCGAGTGCCTCACCGACAACAAGAACCGCACCGCCGGTGAAGTCCGCGCCGCTTTCACCAAGCACGGCGGCAATCTCGGTGAAACCAACTCAGTTTCTAACGCGTGGAAGAGGGTGGGCGAAATCCGCTATCCACTTTCGGTCGGCAGCGAAGACGCCATGCTCGAAGCCGCCATCGAAGCCGGCTGCGACGATTGCGCCGTCGAAGACGAAAGCCACGTCGTCGTCTGCGAAATGAACGCACTCGCGGGTGCAGCGCAACAGCTCTCAAAAAAGTTCGGCGACGCCGCCAGCGCCAAGTTCGTCTGGCGCACCGATATCGCCATCCCAATCGAAGGCGACAGCGCGGAATCTCTGTTGAAACTGATCGACCAGCTCGACGATCTCGATGACGTCCAAGACGTCTATTCCAACGAAGACATCAGCGACGAAGAACTGGCGCGCTTGAGCGCTTAG
- a CDS encoding helix-turn-helix transcriptional regulator: protein MSDANVSAIIDEIYGAILAPEAWQRLVDRIAEWLSADMGLLSSPALPGCEPVPLIGYKFDLTPVAGEPLLLYPEFTLRALARANLPDSYMFDDLMPPDEQATNQYWQRVIVPLNITSGIITVIRTADDNRRPVILSLFRRGSSAPFHAADIEKMRALLPHLRRALGALLDGEPQSVPEDATGGHALRAAVFYLDREGCVVGMTDAAKKLSAAGKGVTISPEGRLAPNDHRMQMPFRNALTRAIGKPWSRTFRTSSELALRTSDGVSLVLVVTPVAADAMASLASKARCAVFALAQIPVGEAAKRRMQTLFGLTQAETDVAAGVADGNTIEGVAAERETSAFTVRTQMKRIYLKTGVRTQAELVALVHRLR from the coding sequence ATGAGCGACGCGAACGTATCCGCAATTATCGACGAGATTTACGGCGCGATACTCGCTCCCGAAGCTTGGCAGCGTTTGGTCGACCGCATCGCCGAATGGCTGAGCGCCGACATGGGCCTACTCTCGTCACCCGCGCTGCCCGGCTGCGAGCCCGTTCCGCTGATCGGCTACAAGTTCGATCTGACCCCCGTCGCCGGCGAACCGCTGCTGCTCTATCCCGAGTTCACACTGCGCGCGCTTGCGCGCGCGAATCTGCCCGACAGCTACATGTTCGACGATCTGATGCCGCCGGACGAGCAGGCGACAAACCAGTACTGGCAGCGCGTAATTGTGCCCCTCAACATCACCAGCGGCATCATCACCGTGATCCGCACCGCAGACGACAACCGCCGTCCAGTCATCCTCTCGCTCTTCCGTCGCGGATCGTCAGCGCCGTTCCACGCCGCCGACATCGAAAAAATGCGAGCGCTGTTGCCGCATTTGCGCAGAGCGCTGGGCGCTTTGCTCGACGGCGAGCCGCAATCGGTGCCGGAGGACGCTACCGGCGGCCACGCTTTACGCGCGGCAGTGTTTTATCTCGATCGCGAAGGCTGCGTCGTGGGCATGACCGATGCGGCGAAGAAATTGTCCGCGGCGGGCAAGGGCGTCACGATCTCACCTGAAGGTCGTCTCGCGCCGAACGATCACCGCATGCAAATGCCGTTTCGCAATGCGCTGACGCGCGCGATCGGCAAGCCGTGGTCGCGTACGTTCCGCACCAGCTCGGAGCTTGCGTTGCGCACGTCAGACGGAGTCAGCCTGGTTCTCGTTGTCACGCCCGTCGCCGCGGACGCGATGGCCTCGCTCGCCTCCAAGGCGCGTTGCGCCGTGTTCGCGTTGGCGCAGATACCAGTTGGCGAGGCGGCCAAGCGGCGAATGCAGACTCTCTTCGGCCTGACACAGGCAGAAACGGACGTCGCCGCTGGCGTCGCCGATGGAAACACCATTGAGGGCGTCGCCGCCGAGCGCGAAACCAGCGCCTTTACCGTGCGCACGCAAATGAAGCGCATCTATCTGAAAACCGGCGTGCGCACCCAGGCCGAACTCGTCGCCCTGGTGCATCGCCTCCGCTAA
- a CDS encoding cupin domain-containing protein: MIQKHTLLAALAVSIVCACSPAAEAPEAPATPEIALARTAADADLQWGPCPPVFPAGCEIAVLHGNPAQPNADIFLRVPGGYAIPAHSHSSAERMILVSGNLDVDYQGASPTSLAAGSYAYGPAGTPHSATCRGPDGCTLFIAFEGPVDANLFEGSVE, encoded by the coding sequence ATGATCCAAAAACACACATTGCTAGCGGCGCTCGCCGTCTCAATCGTCTGCGCCTGTTCGCCTGCCGCCGAAGCGCCCGAGGCGCCGGCGACACCGGAAATTGCTCTGGCGCGCACCGCCGCTGACGCTGATCTGCAGTGGGGCCCATGCCCTCCGGTGTTCCCCGCAGGCTGCGAGATCGCCGTTCTCCACGGCAACCCTGCGCAACCGAACGCCGACATCTTCCTGCGCGTGCCCGGCGGCTACGCCATTCCCGCGCACAGCCACAGCTCTGCTGAGCGCATGATCCTGGTCAGCGGCAATCTCGACGTCGACTATCAGGGCGCCTCGCCGACATCGTTGGCTGCGGGCAGCTACGCTTACGGACCGGCCGGAACGCCGCACAGCGCGACCTGCCGCGGTCCGGACGGCTGCACGCTTTTCATAGCTTTCGAGGGTCCAGTGGACGCAAACCTGTTCGAAGGCTCCGTGGAATGA